A region from the Sphaerodactylus townsendi isolate TG3544 linkage group LG01, MPM_Stown_v2.3, whole genome shotgun sequence genome encodes:
- the LOC125442285 gene encoding thioredoxin-interacting protein, which translates to MVMFKKIKTFALAFSEADKVYSSGEKVAGRVTVEVTEVTRVTSVKILACGVAKVLWIKGPQQCKQEMEYLRFEDVLALEDHPVDSDGSVILRPGNTYEYKFGFELPQGPLGTTFKGKYGCVDYWVKAFLDRPSFPTQEIKNHFEVMDQIDVNTPDLMSPVSAKKEKRVSCMFIPDGHVSVSARIDRKGFCEGDDICINADFENTCSRIVVPKAAIIAKHTYLANGQTKVFTQKLSCVRGNHIVSGMSETWRGKTLRVKKIKPSILGCNILRVEYFLQIYVSVPGSKKIILELPLVIGSKSSGIGSRSSSMASQASSEMSWVDLNIPDAPEAPPCYLDIVPEDHRLESPTTPLLDELDNSFDSPIYMYAPEFKFMPPPTYTEVDPCIANNNIQ; encoded by the exons ATGGTGATGTTCAAGAAGATCAAGACCTTCGCCCTGGCCTTCAGCGAGGCTGACAAGGTCTACTCCAGCGGCGAGAAGGTGGCCGGTCGGGTGACGGTGGAAGTGACCGAGGTCACCCGAGTCACCTCGGTCAAAATCTTGGCTTGCGGGGTGGCCAAGGTCTTGTGGATCAAAGGACCCCAGCAGTGCAAGCAAGAGATGGAGTATCTTCGCTTCGAAGATGTCCTGGCGCTGGAGGACCATCCCGTTG ATTCAGATGGCTCGGTGATTCTGAGGCCAGGGAACACCTATGAATACAAGTTTGGATTTGAGCTGCCCCAAGG ACCTCTTGGTACTACATTCAAGGGGAAATATGGCTGCGTTGATTATTGGGTGAAAGCGTTCCTGGATCGCCCATCCTTCCCAACTCAAGAGATAAAGAACCACTTTGAAGTTATGGATCAAATTGACGTCAACACGCCAGACTTGATG TCGCCTGTCTCTGccaagaaggaaaagagagtgtCCTGTATGTTCATTCCTGATGGTCATGTGTCTGTTAGCGCCAGGATTGATCGCAAAGGGTTCTGTGAAG GTGATGACATCTGCATAAATGCCGACTTTGAGAACACTTGCTCCCGAATTGTGGTGCCTAAGGCAGCCATTATTGCCAAACACACCTACTTGGCCAATGGGCAAACCAAGGTCTTCACCCAGAAACTGTCCTGCGTCCGAGGCAACCACATTGTCTCCGGCATGTCTGAAACTTGGCGTGGCAAGACTCTCCGGGTCAAGAAAATCAAGCCGTCAATCTTGGGCTGCAACATCTTGCGTGTAGAGTATTTCCTACAG ATCTACGTCAGTGTCCCAGGTTCCAAGAAGATCATCCTGGAGCTGCCCCTCGTCATTGGCAGCAAGTCCTCCGGCATCGGCAGCCGTAGCTCCAGCATGGCCAGCCAGGCTAGCTCTGAGATGAGCTGGGTGGACCTCAACATCCCTGATGCTCCAGAAG CACCTCCCTGCTACCTGGACATTGTCCCTGAAGATCACCGCTTGGAGAGTCCCACAACTCCTCTTCTAGATGAACTGGACAACTCCTTTGACAGTCCTATCTACATGTATGCACCGGAGTTCAAGTTCATGCCCCCACCAACTTACACAGAG GTGGATCCTTGTATTGCCAACAACAACATTCAGTGA